A DNA window from Nycticebus coucang isolate mNycCou1 chromosome 1, mNycCou1.pri, whole genome shotgun sequence contains the following coding sequences:
- the LOC128590138 gene encoding uncharacterized protein LOC128590138 → MPGPAWSQPPRSRVCERLRICTQCSDTRSYRITPPPLPVFPRDSLRRNLRVRPVLGPPRAAEIKRLLGSPNRTRPPRSGLWDRQSNRKDDEGLARLSPLLTVCLCGFLCVCVRCETPRSGPAPFTEKGRRALSPPLEHVATHFPSLNSRARPRRGAEPLPPSLYGKVLVPSSALPAPYPHPLGSPDATAMSVCLVPFWCQWSTLVP, encoded by the exons ATGCCGGGCCCGGCGTGGAGCCAGCCGCCCCGGAGCCGGGTTTGTGAACGCCTCAGGATTTGTACACAGTGTAGTGACACACGCTCCTATCGGAT AACCCCACCTCCTCTTCCTGTCTTCCCGCGCGACTCTCTCCGCCGCAACCTTAGGGTGAGACCTGTGCTCGGTCCCCCAAGAGCTGCAGAAATCAAACGGCTCCTCGGGAGTCCTAACCGGACCCGCCCTCCCCGATCTGGTCTCTGGGACAGGCAAAGTAACAGGAAGGACGACGAAGGACTCGCTCGCCTCTCACCTCTCCTAACAGTTTGTCTCTGCggctttctctgtgtgtgt GTCCGCTGTGAAACTCCACGATCCGGCCCAGCGCCCTTTactgagaaggggaggagggccCTGTCCCCGCCTCTGGAGCACGTGGCGACCCACTTCCCCAGCCTGAACTCCCGCGCTCGTCCACGCCGGGGCGCAGAGCCTCTCCCGCCTTCCCTCTACGGCAAAGTGCTGGTTCCCAGCTCGGCCCTGCCTGCTCCCTACCCTCACCCCTTGGGTTCACCTGATGCCACTGCCATGTCTGTCTGCCTAGTCCCCTTCTGGTGTCAGTGGTCCACTTTGGTACCTTGA